In Elusimicrobiota bacterium, the genomic window TTACCTATAACTAGAATAAAACTTTCAGGCCATTTAAAAGAATTAAGGCTTTCACCGCGAATGTCTGCCGCAATTACCGTAAAAGGTTTAAGCTGTGAATATTCATTAATTTTTATAATTTCAAGTTTTTCCAAGCTTCCGGCTGAAGCTCTTACAACTTTTGAAGAAAACGGATCAACTGTTCCGCTCAAAAAAATTATCCCTTTTAATCCAAAAGCTGCCGCCGTTCGTATAATAGTCCCCATATTTCCCGGATCCTGAAGACGGTCAAGAAAAACATATCTTGAAGAGGAATCTATTTTTGAAGAATCAAAAAGAATAAGCTCCGCCACACCCAGCAAACCCTGGCTATTTTGGGTTGCGCTTACGCTTTCAAATACTTTCTTTTCAACTAAAAACATGCGGTCAAACTTTATTTCTGGAATTTCAACTCCTTCGCAAACAAAAAGGTCTTTAACTTTTTTCAAATCGCCCAAAGCAAGCCGGCCTTCCACGACATACGCTGATTGTTCGTGCCTGAATTCCTTGTCGTTAAGAAGCTTTCTGAGCCTTACTATATTAGAGTTAGCTTTTGAAGTGATCTTTTCCTGCCTCATATTCCACCTGGCTATGTTCCAAAATCTATAAACGGCATATTACAAAAGTTTCGCCTAAAAATCAATTTGACACTATTCTAAATATTTAGTATTTTTTAAGCGTTGCTTTAGTTTAACAAAGAGCCGACGTAGCTCAGTGGTAGAGCAGCGGTTTTGTAAACCGCTGGTCGGAGGTTCAAGTCCTCTCGTCGGCTTTTTTTATTAGCCGTACAACCTACGAGGTTGAATGGCTTATTTTTTGGGAAAATGTTTCTCATAAGCAAGTATTTTTGATTTCAAAGACATCCTTGCAAAACGAGGTGAGGGAGAAGGCAAAA contains:
- a CDS encoding RNA methyltransferase, which encodes MRQEKITSKANSNIVRLRKLLNDKEFRHEQSAYVVEGRLALGDLKKVKDLFVCEGVEIPEIKFDRMFLVEKKVFESVSATQNSQGLLGVAELILFDSSKIDSSSRYVFLDRLQDPGNMGTIIRTAAAFGLKGIIFLSGTVDPFSSKVVRASAGSLEKLEIIKINEYSQLKPFTVIAADIRGESLNSFKWPESFILVIGNEGGGLADGLLPFAKKRISIPMSGNVESLNAAVSAGILLYCASIR